In Panicum virgatum strain AP13 chromosome 5K, P.virgatum_v5, whole genome shotgun sequence, the genomic window TAAAAATAGTtatgaaaaataattaaaaccatCATCTCAGTTTTTTCGAGCAACAGCAGCTGCGATCCCAATGAGCACTCCAATTACAGTTGTAGCTATTCCAATACCGATAACGCCATCGGCATCAATGATTGTTTGCTATTAGTAACTGAATTTCTTTATGAACTTTAACAATTAGTgccgtggtgtgcaaacccacaggcGGGTGCAGATGTGCTTGGGGGCAGtcaaggaatgctcgatctagaggcgtaagaACACAGAAGCACACAAATATTTAGAGTGGtttgggccgccggagcgtaataccctacgtccactgtgtgttgtattgcttgtgctctcaagaggttgagagcaggGTTGTGTGCAAGCTGGGGGGGAGCTATGCCTGTCTATGCATAtgtgaaaacttgtggaacctcGTGTCCGTGTGAActtgtgttctagcgggcgtgctctcccttttatatgtccaaggggagcacgtacactgagcggggccccgacaggtgggcccggcgatgtattataaactacactttggccttcaatgccttagatccggagatcttgtcgtcggctttcgtgcgtagcttctgaccaatgATGGTCTTGAactgtcctgtcggagtagagtctagcctctggagcCGCGCCTCGAgctcatgatgaagcgccgaactactgactccagttagtagctggtcatcatgactcgttgcTCATCTGCgtggcgctgagtctttaatgcttgccttggtaactaacgagccgccttggaaactggcgggcttaccgtgttgtcatgtcacgcctgtccaacccgtgagtgggtatccgatgccctgctctggcagcgcacgccccaaccaccagcatttaatgcggcaggagggctggcgatccacagtgtggactgaacaaagctgccccgtgccgagcggcagcagagcacgcctcaaccgctcgcacttaatgcgggtgggtgagggagcttccagcggaagatttgctcccgcgcccgcgtctgcgtgacacgtggcggctccggacccctcccgagcagctagctgagccgagagctcacgggggtccggataggcacatggaggtctcggacccacctgcgggggtccgggtccgcggccacaggtgctgagtatttccacctctgggacacgtggtgacaccggacccgtccccgagcgagaagcgggtccgggaccattggtccggtgagatggagccggactccaggggtccggttgctcagctccttatggcgtagttacggataactacgcgagtcttggcacagtaggagtgggtaccccagttgcagggtaccggccagaatgcgcatggcaagcgtccgcgcccgcaaggtggcaacggaggttcatgcctagttcatcccaccgctcgccacagcgccgctgactgccgcgagatccagaaactccgaagcgggtcagtgggcggcgtgagcaggcctccaaggATGGCTCACCCCTCCTCGGcagcggtctggcaaggagaaagccccCGACAGCGAGACCGTtgtcggggagaaggagctgtggtaccaatcccccactcgggagctgaagggcgtttacagccacgacaactccgactctgaCAACGAGGACCatcgcaagaagctgtacgtaatgtacgacggaagctgggagcttgtctcccggcgggacgtgaagacccttcgccgagaggtcctttcggcgaagccgggggtcccgaaggcggcgccgcaccacaggtggatgaacaccaccatctctttcgggccatctgactgcccggagaacatggccggggctggtgtactacctctagtcaccgcccctgtcatagccaacatcaggctctatcacatgctgattgacggtggggctggcctcaacgtcatcagctatgcagcgttcatgcagctgcagatcccggagtccaagctgactccctctcgcccattctccggagtagGCCCACATCTGGTGTTCcatctggggagcatcactctgccggtcacgttcgggactgaggagaacttccgcacagagagcgtccagttcgatgttgcggaggtgaacctcccgttcaatgtcATCATTGGCAGGCtggctctctaccgcttcatggccattgcccattacgggtatttggtcctgaagatgtcttcccctgccggtgtcctcaccgtgcggggtgaccgcaccgctgccgtcgctgcagttgagaaactgcatgctttggcggcagaggctgcacgttccgaggaggacccatccacctcgcgagtcagggcgcccgcaaaggcacctaaggttcagccgtctgatccggacaatattcccgtgaagaccgtgcagatcggagcggactcgtccaggaccacccgcatcgcgggaaacctggaggagaaataggaagacgcgctcatcactttcctccaggcaaatgtggacgtgttcacctgggaaccgtcacagatgcctgGGATCctcagggaagtgatcgagcaccatctgaggatctaccccgacgccatgccggtatgccagaaacctcggaagtagtctgtggagcggcagaacttcatccgtgaagaagtccgcaagctgctacATGCTGGCTTCattgaggaggtccaccaccccgagtggttggccaacccagTCATCGTCCCAAAGACCaatgggaagcttcggatgtgcatcgactacaccagcctcaacaaggcatgtcctagagacccctatcctcttccacgtatcgatcagattgtggactccacctccgggtgtgacattttgtctttcctagatgcatactctggtttccaccagattcagatgtctagagaggataggaaacatactgcttttgtaacagtggatggactttatttctatattgtcatgccatatggtctgcggaatgccttacccacattTGTGTGagttatgaacaaaactttctgtaatctaattagagatattgttgaggtgtatgtcgatgacattgtggtcaagactaaggtagggtcaacattagttgaggacctgtccctcgtcttcgaccgactgcgcgccacgcgcacgaagctgaatcccgagaagtgcattttcggcgtctcggcagggaagctgctgggtttcctggtctcacatcgaggcatcgaggcaaacccagccaagatcaaggcgatcgaggcgatgaggcctcccggccgcatcaaggatgtccagaaacttactggatctctggccgctcttagccgcttcattttgaggctggctgagagggccctccccttcttcaagctattgaggaggtccggtccattctcttggactgaagaggctaAACAAGGACAAATGTCGTGGTGtacaaacccacagccgggtggcgtagtgcacccgcctaatcctaagtgtaggatgtgcttgggggcagtcaaagaatgctcgatctagaggcataagaacacggaagcacacaaggatttagagtggttcgggccgccggagcgtaataccctacgtccactgtgtgttgtattgcttgtgctctcaagaggttgagagcaggGTTGTGTGCATGCTGGGGGAGGAGCTATGCCTGTCTCTGCATGtgtgaaaacttgtggaacctcGTGTCCGTGTGAACTtatgttctagcgggcgtgctctcccttttatatgtccaaggggagcacgtacactgagcggggccccgactgTTGGggccggcgatgtattataaactacactttggccttcaatgcctcagattcggagatcttgtcgtcggctttcgtgcgtagcttctgaccagggatggtcttgagctgttctgtcggagtagagtctagcctctggagctgcgcgtcgaggtcatgatgaagcgccgaactactgactcagtccgctgtagcagcgtgcactgttgctccagttagtagctggtcatcatgactcgttgcccatccgcgcggcgctgagtctttaatgcttgccttagtaactgacgagccgccttggaaactagcgggcttaccgtgttgtcatgtcaCGCCTGTCCAACCCGTGAGTGGGTATCCGATGCTCTGCCCTGGCAGCGCACGCCCCAACAAACAACATTTAATGCAGCAAGAgggctggcgatccacagtgtggactgacaaaagctgccccgtgcccagcggcagcagagcacgcctcaaccgctcgcacttaatgcgggtgggtgagggagcttcctgcggaaggcttgcgcccgcgcccgcgtcttcctgacacgtggcggctccggacccctcccgagcagctagctgagctgagagctcacgggggttcggatagtcacgtggaggtcccggacccacttgcgggggtccgggtccgcggccacaggtgctgagcatttctaCCTCTgagacacgtggtgacaccggacccgtccccgagcgggaagcgggtccggggccgttggtccagtgagatggagccggaccctaggggtccggctgctcagcttcttatggcgtagttacggataactacgcgagtcttggcacagtaggagtgagTACCCCAATTGCAGGGTACCGATAATTAGGGATCCTCTGTCTTGACTGTATATCAGTTCAATATAAACTAAACAACCATAGAATCCAAAGAAAGGCCGTCGAGACATGACTGAGTGACGGAATAAGAACATTTGCATTGCTGGTGATTGGTCTAACTTTTACCTCACCTTTAGCAATTTTATCTTCCACTATCTTCTTCAGAGCCAGGGCCTGTCTACAATCAGGTTGGATCTATATAATATCAAAACACGAAATAAACTGATTAGAGTAATTCAGATATTGAGAAAACAAATCTCCAAGAATTGAAAGATGTTATAGTTGTTGGCCATCCATATAGTAGCAATTCAGTGATGCATTGCATTGTACCCCAGTGTTAAAACTCTGTGTGTTATCCTACAGGCTACAGCAAGAAGAGGTGTTATGGATGAAGCGAACAACCTCCAGGCACTGGTCCAGGAACTGCCGGCTCCTGGGGTAGTCGCCGTTCCTGTAGTGCCCCACGGCCAGCAGGTAGAGCTTCTCCCTCGCCTGCAAAGGGCTGGTGGTCGGCTGGTCGCACCAAGAAGAGATGCTGGATGTACATGGCAGAGAAATGTGGTGACCAAGAGGCAGATCAGATCAGAGGTAGGCGGATGCAATCTGACCAGCATCAACTCCATtcagggccggcggccggcgcagcgtACCTTGGAGCATGCCGATCCCGCGGAGCACGTCGTCCTGGTTCCTCGAGTGCACGAGCGCCCAAGACAGCCTCATGATGCTCTGCTTCTCGTGCTCCTCGGTCGCggcctcggcgacctccctctcGCATCCCTAGTTAATTAGATGGACGGGATCGAGAGCAAATTGACGGATCCATCAGACGACCTCGATCAAGATGTTTATGAATGTATTCATCAGCATTGTGTAATCAACAGGCTAATCAAGCACATGGATGAAAGGAAGCGCATGCATTTTGTTTGAACCACAACCAACAGAACTGAGAGAGAACTAGTAGGCCACTAGGGTCGTCGTCGACAGAGGGTGAGGAGAGGTTGAGAGTGAATCGGTTCGCCACGTACGGCAATGACGTCGCGGTCGCACCAAGGGATGTTCTcgccgccggagaagaaggaacCTGCCGATCTTGGCGTCCATGGCCATCGCCGATCTGCGATATGGTCAGTTCGTTCCTTTCAGTTTGGGTGGGGACCTGATCGAGCAATGTgggctccttttttttttttttgatagtgCAATGTGGGCTCTTGAGGTTGGGCCTTACCCAGAATTCAATGTGAGAAAGACAGGCCCAGTAATAATCTAGTCGTAGGCACACAGGATCtctaaaaaaaactagataggCACACACATCTTGGTACCAATTCTCTTTGGAAAATGCCACCCCAAAAAAAGTTCTCTTTGGAAAATGTGACGTGGCACGATgatatattttttccttttacaAGGAATACAAATGTGACGCTGAGATACACGCACACACACTCACCTCTATGATATAGTTGTTGATATATTGTCCTGACTAATATGATTTGCTGGGTGTCTAATCTCAGCAGATTAGCAAGTGTGGCAATCTTGGCAATTGGCTTGTCATCTTAAGGTAGGAGAAGGACATACTCAGGAAATCAGGTAGTCGATTTTGTTCCTTACTTTCGGTGCAAAAATGTGAATGCAGCATCACGTCATGCATGATCCCGTGAAAGCAACTATATTTAAGAGCTACCTTTATATATAGTTCCTCTTTCGTTTGCTTTCAGTTCCAGAAATATATATAATTTCAAGGTTCCCGTGCACGCAACCTTAGTCCTTGCCTAATTAAATCCCTTCGGCAAACTAAATATCTCATATGGTTTGATTTCTTTTGGTACAGTTTATTCACTTGGCTTCAAATATAATCCTATGCTAGTAGGTGTCATGTTTTTGCTGGATCTACCCTAGCTATGAATAAACGACGGCACTAGCAATTCTTTTCGATCGATGATAGGCAAATTAAAGTTCCCGATATAGTAGCAAAGCACCCTATGCGTGGTGACTTTATCAATATCAATGTATCACGGTCGTTTCTTGGAGAGGTGCCTATGCATTGAGTCAGGCATTGAAGTGCGCGCGTTCGTAGAGATGAGTGCAGACAGTGGCGGacccaaaaaaatatttagagcccaggcaaacctaacaacTGATAACAAGTTTACATATTCATATACAAATGGTCTATACCCAGCGACAGATATGGTCGCACATGCAACAGGCTTCGAGCGTATTTGGCGTCTGACACTATGACTTCATCGGAATGGATCAAGGACTGCAGAAACTATCTCAGCGACAGTGATTTCGCTCACCATAGAGCCCGAGCCGGTGCCCAAGGTCACCGGGCCCTGGGTCCGCCCCTGAGTGCATATGTACGTAGACAAGCTAGCATTCTCCATCGTGTtttgaagaaaagaaaatcCTTCAAAACAAATATGTAGTAGGAGCGTGCCTTGATGCGTAAAAGGTTATATATTAACATATAGTATGATACATAATGCATGTCTAAAGGACATTTGTGAGTACTATCTttctattactaattggaggctccttttgaagGCTAGTACTAATATAtattattactaattggaggctccttttgaagcctctaggtgaagccacctaggatcctaggtggacagtctaaTAAAATAGAGAAATCTTACAAATTCTCTAAAAAATCATAAACATCCCgccatcaattcggcaactctaatcataatagccattggatttgttatctttttaaataaattacccacctttgccattatgaaaatacaCTAAAGTAACCTCCTAAATATGtattaaattacccacctctgccattataaaaaataatctaaagtaacccccaatcttcatcttcatgtaaattaccctcttatgccattataaaataatatcaaataaccttctaaattttcatatatattatccaatgataacatGAACCcaaaatctgaatcaaaattatgttattataataaaatcttaaagcacatcaatataaaattctaaattactatttctatcattattaata contains:
- the LOC120710327 gene encoding mitochondrial fission 1 protein A-like; amino-acid sequence: MHDVMLHSHFCTENRRWPWTPRSAGSFFSGGENIPWCDRDVIAGCEREVAEAATEEHEKQSIMRLSWALVHSRNQDDVLRGIGMLQGTLRRPPALNGPTTSPLQAREKLYLLAVGHYRNGDYPRSRQFLDQCLEIQPDCRQALALKKIVEDKIAKGEQTIIDADGVIGIGIATTVIGVLIGIAAAVARKN